CAGTATCAGGAGGAAATCAGCTTTttaacattgggggggggggggggagcttctGCGTTTTAAACCCCTTCCCTTCGACATGTCACTGGTGCTTTTCCCTTCTTCTCTCTTTCCCTCGTGGGAAAGCTGAAGAAGTAGGAACAAGGCAAACAATGAGAAGATGTCACGTGattgtgtcacatgacccctaTTGAGCGGGTCGTTAAAGGATCTGTCCGCCCTCTTCCACGTCTGCACACTCGACACGCTGTCCATACTGACTTCAGAGAGACCCCTGTCTCTGCATCACGCACATCCTTGACCTTTCATCACAGGACTCTTCCTGATTATTATGTTACaggctgtttgtttttcttttggcaAAATTACCTCGCCGGGGCACGAACCATCGTGTCATGAGAATATTATCTGTACGCTCGGAAAAAATAATCGCTCCCAGatctggggcctgtactacgaagcggggttactggcttatcggggtaacttgtcggatttaaggtagtctgggcgaaatgtaagtgagcgaatatgaagtccatttaaactgtggtacctgtgGCGTACGGTCAGAAAGGGTCATGTGATGAACTGAAGGTTAGGTGTTCGGTCTATAGTGAGGTGTACTGTGTTCTGGGGTATTATGCACGACCTGGATGGACAGAGCGCAGAGAGGTGAACAGTGGAAAGAAAGGACCAAAGGAAAAGAAGAAAGGGAGGATGAAAGAGGAGGATGTGCCAAGAGGAATCTTATAATTATAGGAGTGATACGGATCTTATCTGGACTGACCTCCAGGTGGCGCTATGGCACCAGGGACAGCCCACCGACAGTCGCTCATAATTGCATCCGCCAGCATTTTGCTCATCAGCAGCCagccttgtgttttttttcactgTTGGAGATCAGTAGTCAACTGGCAGACGGCCTGTAGGACAGTCAGGCCCTCAGAGACCCATCCACCCCGCCGCCTCTGCGCGGGCAGCAGTCCTGGGCTTGACGCAAGACTCGGGCACCATTTCTCCTCTCAAGTCAGTGAATCCGCTTAGTTGTGGCCATAATGCTGGTATTGGTTTGTGAATTACCCGCAAGACTTTATTAGCAGATTTTCTTGGCAAGGTTAGCTTGTTAGCCAGTGGCTAAAAGTTTTTgcagttgcattttttttttccattaacaTGACTTCTTTGGCACAATTGTGAATGTCGTGAATTTGTGCCACTTAGTCCCAGGGCGGCTTCGGTTCTCCGGCTCTCCTCCTTTATGTTCCCCTGAGCCCCAGCTGAACATTCCAGCTCACAGCTACCATCTCATATGTGGGAAATCTGAGACCCATTTTCCCGCAAAAACTACAAGCTACGGTAGAAATCACTGGAGCCACTCGGAAcatttgtaaatatatatatatttttttatcttccTCATAAACTGTGGTTTGAAGACCATTAATCTATAAGCAGAAGGTTCCCTTCCCAGGAGGGTTGCTGTTGTTGACCCTCTGAGAATGGTGCTTAACCTTCTGtgttaaaaaaacataatttagcatgGGTGTTACAGACACATAATGCCTTATAATTAAATGGCCTACGGTTGTCCGAGGAAGTGGGTTGTTCTTTTGTCGTCTAACAAAGAGGATCATGGGGAAGAGATGCTGTCTGCCTAACTGAGGTGGCACATGGGCCAGAGTATCTTCTGCCTGTTGatgctgttttattattgtcAGTATTGCATAAATGTGGCCAAAACCTGGAGAGAGCAGCCTGAAATGTTCAGCGAGCATCTGTTGTCTATTGTCATTTTCGTTTAAGAGCATAAATAAACTTATGCTCAGGGAGAATAGTGTGCTTTAATCTGTAGCGCCCCCTCCTGGCGAGGAAATGCATCtctatgtttgtttttttttttttcaggctgTCCGTGGATGTGGGATAATCTGACGTGTTGGCAGGCCGCAGAGGTTGGAGAGGTCGTGGTGGTGAACTGTCCAGAGCTGTTTGAGTTCATGAGCCCTGATGATGGTGTGTTTCTTCCCAATGACATGTTTGAGTCATTTGCATCTTTCAGGAGcttcaagtgtgtgtgtgtgtgtgtttgtaaggTGAGGGAGGTTACATGAGATGGATATAGCTATCTTTGACACTGCCTGTTTGTAATGATGTGGGCTGTGTTTCTGCGTGTCTGTGCAGGGTCATCCACTCGTACGTACTTTTTGTTCATCTGTAGGCTCAGGGTGCTTTTGTAATGCATGTTCCTCTGCATGTTCCTCTGTCTGCATGCACGTTCCATGTGCTCGTGTTTGAAAGCGTGCTGTTTCCCGTCATTGCTATTCCAGAGCTGGGGAAGATCAGCAGGAACTGCACAGAGGACGGCTGGTCTGAGGTATTCCCCCACTACATCGATGCCTGCCTGTTTGACGAGAACACCACCAAGCCTGTGAGAGCGCCACCTGCCACCCCCGCAGTGCCACTGCCGGCCACTCGTGTGAAACGCCCTCTTCTTTACATTAACACTTCCCTTCCTTCTCTGCAAATTGCCCTCCTGCAGGACACGTACTTCGCGTCGGTCAAGGCCCTGTACACTGTAGGTTACAGTACCTCGCTGGTGTCCCTTACCACTGCCATGGTCATCCTCTGCAGGTTCAGGTAGACGGCCGCCTTGGTTTATTTTGTGTGCCTGTGCTGCCCCCTATAGGCAGCAAGGAGGAAGTGCTCTGAATAGTAAAGGTTCTCAGCAGGAAGAGAATGAAGGCATTATTTAATAAGGCAGTAACGCAGGCTGGGAGTGCGTCACGGGAGCTCAGCAACACTtatccttttctcttttttctttttttttatatatttccaACCAAGGAAACTGCACTGCACCAGAAATTTTATCCACATGAACTTGTTTGTGTCTTTCATTCTGCGAGCTATATCTGTGTTCATCAAGGATGGTGTGCTGTACGCAGAAGAGGACAGTAACCACTGCTTCGTGCACCCTGTGAGTTACAGACATGCTCTGCCTCCTACGCGCTATGAGCGCTGCATAAATTCATCATCTGGTCATAATGGGGTTGTCGATGTTGTTGCCATAGTAATCGTGAAGGACCCATTCAGCACAGGTTAGACTCTTTGGTGACTGATAGCCTATATTATTCCCACTCCACTGGGGCCAGCCTTATTTTTCTCATCTCTGCACATAATGTCAgtaatatttgtttattaatatACATAATTTATAACCTATAGCCTGTAAAGAGTCTACAGAGGTTGTGGTATCTATATGACGAAGATGGGTAACGAGAGAGTTTAAGTGCTGCCCCCTGTGGGGAGTTGAGTAACGACAGGCAGATGATGGAATGTTCCAGTGAATGACTGTTGCTTGTGGTTCGTCTCGTCAGGTGGCTTGTAAGGCTGTGATGGTGTTCTTCCACTACTGCGTCATGTCCAACTACTTCTGGCTGTTTATCGAGGGACTATACCTCTTCACCCTGCTGGTGGAGACATTCTTCCCTGAGAGGAGATATTTCTACTGGTACACACTGATTGGATGGGGTAGGTCACCCTCATTGGTTGAGATGGGGCTGATAGGCACTCTGATTGGATGGGGTAGGTCACCCTCATTGCTTGAGTTGAGGCTGATAGGCACTCTGATTGGATGGGGTAGGTCACCCTTATTGGTTGAGATAGGGCTGATAGGCATTCTGATTGGATGGGGTAGGACTGTAAACGGTACAATTTGGGTCATTTCAGACCCTGTGACTTTTGGTGTGATTAATGTTGCCTGTTCGTTTCTCCTGCTCAGGAACTCCCACTGTTTGTGTTACCATCTGGGCTGGGCTAAGACTTCACTTTGACGACACGGGGTAAGTGCCACACATGGGTTTCAGTACAGTACCACCAAGAAAAACACAATCCGGAGGGCACTTTGGTTAAGACATTAAGCATGATACTCACCTGGAAGTGATTCAGTGACCTTTGTGGGTTGGGATGCTTATGACATGAAGGTTGCTGGCACAAATCCCTGGGTTGGCAGAGGGATTTCATTGTTAGGCCCCTGTTAGGCATGTATTGAGCGTTGGTTTAGATAAAGTAAGATTTAGTTTATAGCAGTATTTGTAGTTGCCATGGATACCTTTGGTGTAACATAAAGGACTGTGTTTATAGCTGCTGGGACATGAATGACAACACTGCCCTCTGGTGGGTGATCAAGGGACCTGTGGTAGCGTCGATCATGGTGAGCAGACAGCAATGACTGGCAGCAGACCGGCCGCTGGACGCGTGTCGGATCAGTGCTAAATGATTTCATTATGCAATATTATATATTCACATTTTGCCAGACAGCAAtggtgtgtctctctctgtccctctctgcagaTTAATTTTGTTCTCTTTATCGGAATTATAATAATCCTGGTTCAAAAGCTGCAGTCACCAGATATCGGCGGCAACGAGTCCAGCATCTATCTGTAAGTCCTTCCATGTGGCTACAGGCATCCCAGCGTGGATGCAGCAGAGCGTTTCCATAAAACCAAGCCGAGCCGGACCTGGTTTTAGGAGAGCGGCGCCTGTCCATTTAAACAGAGCCCTCCTCATTCTGCTTGGACACGTGTACAGCGCCGCCTTCCTCCTCCTGCCATTTTCGTCCCGCCGTCGTGTTTACATCATCGCCCAAAGAAAGGCCGGAGTGGCTTCCTCGCCTCAGGCACGCATGTGAAGTTTTAAAGGTTTTTCCTTTGCACAACCTAATACTCCAAAAGCACGGTGTGGGTTTATTTTACACTATggctttaaaaaagaaaaaacttttaaaatgacATGCTTGCTGAACTTTTTGCTCAACTTGTTTGTCTTAATCTGGACATACCACGCTCCCACATTGTGACcattgcatccatccatccatccatccatctatctatctatctatctatctatctatctatgatTTGGCAATGTAGTAAATGTAAAATCATCAGCCAtctaaaatttattattattattatcattattagtattattattatgttaagAGGTACTAAGGGTGACAGTTTTTACTGCATTGCTCCATCTTCAAACTCATTTATAGGACCAGAACACAGATGGCCCAACAAGATTTATGGGAATGTCAGTTATGTCTGCCCAGTACCATACCTGAGCagtaattaattacatttaaattacatttaaagtagtaattaattacatttaaagtagtaattaattacatttaaattaaatttaaagcagtaattaattacatttaaattacatttaaagcagtaaataattacatttatcATGCTACGGAAGTGAAAACAACTTTTTAACGAAGCCAGAATATGTGCTTTTTTTGTAATGACCTGATCGTTTAGCTGATCTTTCGGATAATTGTCCTAAAACGCAAAATAATTAGCTGCTCTTGAGTAGTCTTAAATGGAAGACCAATTTTGTATGACGCGGATGTTGACTTAGCTGCCTGGAAGCTAATTTGGGCAAATAAGCGCAGgaaaggattgtgttatgagtcTGGTGCCTTGATAATTTATCTGGATTGGGCCAGTTTGTTTTGGTTTGATACAGAAAATACCAACTGAATGAAAGTTAAGGGAATGTAGTGTCTTTCAGTAATATCCTTTATTACTCCCTCCAAATAACAGCAGAATAGCCAAAATCTCTTATATCTCAACAAGTAGAGCATTGTGTTAAAAGTAGTGATGGCTAAATGAAGCTTTatgaaccacttgctgtatttttgaccccactagatgttGCTCTTGGTTTGCATGCTTTCAGCCCTGTTTCTGCgcacagcaccatctagtggggtcaaaaaacacagcaaatggttcatcaAGCTTTGTTTGGTCACTAGTTAATAGCTCCAAGGTTGTGAGTTCAGTTCCAGGGAGCACACATAAACGTAATTCATCCCTCTACTCTAAGTCGccatggataaaagcatcacaTATATGAAGATCTTAAACGAGTGGTGCCATCTTGCCATTGGCTGATTTGTGCTTGATGGTCTTCCTCATGCTACATGCTATCATATTCACCGTTGGCTGTGAAGTGACCATAAACTGGCTTGGTTTTGTTGGATTGTTTTAGCTATGTGTCACATGGCTGTCACATGGCTGTAAAGCAATTGGCTGAGAACTCGCTTGCCCTGCCCTCCCCCGCGTGTCAGTGTCTCCATTTTCCATGCCTttgcccctttctttctcctaAACCTGTCAGTGGTGGCCCATGTGACGTCTGTGACACTAAAGCGCTATCGGCTCTGTCGTGTCCAGCAGCTGCGTACAGAAATGCCTCTGTCAGGCCGCGCACGACACCCATCAGTCGCGCAAGATGTCACAGCTATCCGCCATCACGCTGTAAGTGGAGCCGAAGTCGGAGGGGCTCATTTCAGGCATGACCGTTTCACACTACCATTAgcgtccaccagggggcgctcaAGGACAACTTCATATCTGGGGGTGGTTTTGCTTGTCCCATATAAGTCACAATCCCGCAGATCGGAGGGGTATGAAACTGATGCAGAAAAGCAGTCCCTTTCTCAATGGTCAATGCAATGAAGAATCACTCAAGATCCATGAGGTGGTGATTCATTGACATTAACAATGAAGCTAGCAGATGTACTAACATGACTCATGTGTAAGACCACATTCCTCATTGCCATCTCACCTCTCCTCACTTCTGAATTCTTGTGGCTGGGTGGTGAACCTGCTTTCAGATGTTTTGTTGCATTTTCCTATCCCTTTCTAAACCTGCTCTCAAGTAAAATCTCCCACCAACGTGATTGGGCAtctgtgt
The Paramormyrops kingsleyae isolate MSU_618 chromosome 4, PKINGS_0.4, whole genome shotgun sequence genome window above contains:
- the LOC111845940 gene encoding pituitary adenylate cyclase-activating polypeptide type I receptor-like isoform X3, coding for MAAGMRHLLLAAVVTLSLGSVVRSDHSDCVIKREHEKCMEKMAREETSEDHRLGCPWMWDNLTCWQAAEVGEVVVVNCPELFEFMSPDDELGKISRNCTEDGWSEVFPHYIDACLFDENTTKPDTYFASVKALYTVGYSTSLVSLTTAMVILCRFRKLHCTRNFIHMNLFVSFILRAISVFIKDGVLYAEEDSNHCFVHPVACKAVMVFFHYCVMSNYFWLFIEGLYLFTLLVETFFPERRYFYWYTLIGWGTPTVCVTIWAGLRLHFDDTGCWDMNDNTALWWVIKGPVVASIMINFVLFIGIIIILVQKLQSPDIGGNESSIYLSCVQKCLCQAAHDTHQSRKMSQLSAITLRLARSTLLLIPLFGIHYTVFAFSPEDVSKRERLVFELGLGSFQGFVVAVLYCFLNGEVQSEIKRKWRSWTVNRYFAVDLKQRQPSLASSGVNGGTQLSILSKSSSQIRMSSLQAETLNLNLPT
- the LOC111845940 gene encoding pituitary adenylate cyclase-activating polypeptide type I receptor-like isoform X4 — translated: MAAGMRHLLLAAVVTLSLGSVVRSDHSDCVIKREHEKCMEKMAREETSEDHRLGCPWMWDNLTCWQAAEVGEVVVVNCPELFEFMSPDDELGKISRNCTEDGWSEVFPHYIDACLFDENTTKPDTYFASVKALYTVGYSTSLVSLTTAMVILCRFRKLHCTRNFIHMNLFVSFILRAISVFIKDGVLYAEEDSNHCFVHPVACKAVMVFFHYCVMSNYFWLFIEGLYLFTLLVETFFPERRYFYWYTLIGWGTPTVCVTIWAGLRLHFDDTGCWDMNDNTALWWVIKGPVVASIMINFVLFIGIIIILVQKLQSPDIGGNESSIYLCVQKCLCQAAHDTHQSRKMSQLSAITLRLARSTLLLIPLFGIHYTVFAFSPEDVSKRERLVFELGLGSFQGFVVAVLYCFLNGEVQSEIKRKWRSWTVNRYFAVDLKQRQPSLASSGVNGGTQLSILSKSSSQIRMSSLQAETLNLNLPT
- the LOC111845940 gene encoding pituitary adenylate cyclase-activating polypeptide type I receptor-like isoform X6 — translated: MAAGMRHLLLAAVVTLSLGSVVRSDHSDCVIKREHEKCMEKMAREETSEDHRLGCPWMWDNLTCWQAAEVGEVVVVNCPELFEFMSPDDELGKISRNCTEDGWSEVFPHYIDACLFDENTTKPDTYFASVKALYTVGYSTSLVSLTTAMVILCRFRKLHCTRNFIHMNLFVSFILRAISVFIKDGVLYAEEDSNHCFVHPVACKAVMVFFHYCVMSNYFWLFIEGLYLFTLLVETFFPERRYFYWYTLIGWGTPTVCVTIWAGLRLHFDDTGCWDMNDNTALWWVIKGPVVASIMINFVLFIGIIIILVQKLQSPDIGGNESSIYLRLARSTLLLIPLFGIHYTVFAFSPEDVSKRERLVFELGLGSFQGFVVAVLYCFLNGEVQSEIKRKWRSWTVNRYFAVDLKQRQPSLASSGVNGGTQLSILSKSSSQIRMSSLQAETLNLNLPT
- the LOC111845940 gene encoding pituitary adenylate cyclase-activating polypeptide type I receptor-like isoform X2 gives rise to the protein MAAGMRHLLLAAVVTLSLGSVVRSDHSDCVIKREHEKCMEKMAREETSEDHRLGCPWMWDNLTCWQAAEVGEVVVVNCPELFEFMSPDDELGKISRNCTEDGWSEVFPHYIDACLFDENTTKPDTYFASVKALYTVGYSTSLVSLTTAMVILCRFRKLHCTRNFIHMNLFVSFILRAISVFIKDGVLYAEEDSNHCFVHPVACKAVMVFFHYCVMSNYFWLFIEGLYLFTLLVETFFPERRYFYWYTLIGWGTPTVCVTIWAGLRLHFDDTGCWDMNDNTALWWVIKGPVVASIMINFVLFIGIIIILVQKLQSPDIGGNESSIYLCVQKCLCQAAHDTHQSRKMSQLSAITLRLARSTLLLIPLFGIHYTVFAFSPEDVSKRERLVFELGLGSFQGFVVAVLYCFLNGEFLPKGAIGDQEEMEELDGEPVLCCGPEAEAAVAGEQWGQRGDAAVHPEQEQLADPHVQPAGGDAQPQSAYLSA
- the LOC111845940 gene encoding pituitary adenylate cyclase-activating polypeptide type I receptor-like isoform X1, which produces MAAGMRHLLLAAVVTLSLGSVVRSDHSDCVIKREHEKCMEKMAREETSEDHRLGCPWMWDNLTCWQAAEVGEVVVVNCPELFEFMSPDDELGKISRNCTEDGWSEVFPHYIDACLFDENTTKPDTYFASVKALYTVGYSTSLVSLTTAMVILCRFRKLHCTRNFIHMNLFVSFILRAISVFIKDGVLYAEEDSNHCFVHPVACKAVMVFFHYCVMSNYFWLFIEGLYLFTLLVETFFPERRYFYWYTLIGWGTPTVCVTIWAGLRLHFDDTGCWDMNDNTALWWVIKGPVVASIMINFVLFIGIIIILVQKLQSPDIGGNESSIYLSCVQKCLCQAAHDTHQSRKMSQLSAITLRLARSTLLLIPLFGIHYTVFAFSPEDVSKRERLVFELGLGSFQGFVVAVLYCFLNGEFLPKGAIGDQEEMEELDGEPVLCCGPEAEAAVAGEQWGQRGDAAVHPEQEQLADPHVQPAGGDAQPQSAYLSA
- the LOC111845940 gene encoding pituitary adenylate cyclase-activating polypeptide type I receptor-like isoform X5 yields the protein MAAGMRHLLLAAVVTLSLGSVVRSDHSDCVIKREHEKCMEKMAREETSEDHRLGCPWMWDNLTCWQAAEVGEVVVVNCPELFEFMSPDDELGKISRNCTEDGWSEVFPHYIDACLFDENTTKPDTYFASVKALYTVGYSTSLVSLTTAMVILCRFRKLHCTRNFIHMNLFVSFILRAISVFIKDGVLYAEEDSNHCFVHPVACKAVMVFFHYCVMSNYFWLFIEGLYLFTLLVETFFPERRYFYWYTLIGWGTPTVCVTIWAGLRLHFDDTGCWDMNDNTALWWVIKGPVVASIMINFVLFIGIIIILVQKLQSPDIGGNESSIYLRLARSTLLLIPLFGIHYTVFAFSPEDVSKRERLVFELGLGSFQGFVVAVLYCFLNGEFLPKGAIGDQEEMEELDGEPVLCCGPEAEAAVAGEQWGQRGDAAVHPEQEQLADPHVQPAGGDAQPQSAYLSA